The Haloarchaeobius amylolyticus genome window below encodes:
- the mch gene encoding methenyltetrahydromethanopterin cyclohydrolase — protein MESLNRMAIELVDEAIDFAEVLDIGAYELENEATVLDFGVDFHGGVEAGVLLAEIQTGGLATVQSRMGEVAGAPMRYVDVTSDHPELALLCSQKAGWEVSVEDFEGLGSGPARALVGAEDVFQRVGYHDAFDLTVLTIESDALPGEAVAEHVAEMTETNTSSVFLAGFHTASLAGSISIGARAAELAAFRLSELGYDPLNLVSVSGTAPVAPVAPSEEEAMARTNDALAYGGQVTLTVEEDFDRFDEVVSSANDQYGEPFADIFETIDWDFHELDESVFAPAQITVDVLGGPTHVYGETDEELLAESFGL, from the coding sequence ATGGAGAGTCTCAACCGGATGGCCATCGAGCTCGTCGACGAGGCCATCGACTTCGCGGAGGTACTCGATATCGGGGCGTACGAACTGGAGAACGAGGCGACGGTCCTCGACTTCGGCGTGGACTTCCACGGGGGCGTCGAGGCCGGCGTCCTCCTCGCCGAGATACAGACCGGCGGCCTCGCGACCGTCCAGTCCCGCATGGGCGAGGTGGCGGGCGCGCCGATGCGCTACGTCGACGTGACGAGCGACCACCCAGAACTCGCCCTGCTGTGCTCGCAGAAGGCCGGCTGGGAGGTCAGCGTCGAGGACTTCGAGGGGCTCGGCAGTGGTCCCGCCCGCGCCCTCGTCGGCGCCGAGGACGTGTTCCAGCGCGTCGGCTACCACGACGCCTTCGACCTCACCGTCCTGACCATCGAGTCCGACGCCCTCCCGGGCGAGGCCGTCGCCGAGCACGTCGCCGAGATGACAGAGACGAACACCTCGAGCGTCTTCCTCGCCGGCTTCCACACCGCGAGCCTCGCCGGCAGCATCAGCATCGGTGCCCGCGCCGCCGAACTGGCGGCGTTCCGACTCTCGGAACTGGGCTACGACCCGCTGAACCTCGTCTCGGTCTCGGGCACCGCCCCTGTCGCCCCGGTCGCCCCCTCGGAGGAGGAGGCGATGGCGCGGACCAACGACGCGCTGGCCTACGGCGGGCAGGTCACCCTCACGGTCGAGGAGGACTTCGACCGCTTCGACGAGGTCGTCTCCAGCGCGAACGACCAGTACGGCGAGCCCTTCGCCGACATCTTCGAGACCATCGACTGGGACTTCCACGAGCTCGACGAGAGCGTGTTCGCGCCGGCACAGATAACGGTCGACGTACTGGGCGGCCCGACCCACGTCTACGGCGAGACCGACGAGGAACTGCTCGCCGAGTCGTTCGGACTGTGA
- a CDS encoding HAD family hydrolase, translating to MTAPVDTVLFDLDDTLCTYRRSVPEMLDVAFEAVGVDPFFAAPDYYERYDRFVDDCSGMRELRATCFASLAEETGYDPDLGRELAAAYADERDHGNVEPLPGAGSAVEALAGDHRLAVVTNGAPEMQGQKLSALPFADAFEHVVHAGYDTPAKPAPDAFHHVLDLLGSDSARTVHVGNSLRSDVAGAQAAGVRAAWLAGEAGQHPGTDEPTPEYVLESLGELTDPPW from the coding sequence ATGACTGCCCCCGTCGACACCGTCCTGTTCGACCTCGACGACACCCTCTGTACCTACCGCCGGTCGGTCCCGGAGATGCTCGACGTCGCCTTCGAGGCCGTCGGCGTCGACCCCTTCTTCGCGGCCCCGGACTACTACGAGCGCTACGACCGGTTCGTCGACGACTGCTCGGGGATGCGCGAACTCCGTGCGACCTGCTTCGCCAGCCTCGCCGAGGAGACGGGGTACGACCCCGACCTCGGCCGGGAACTCGCGGCGGCCTACGCCGACGAACGCGACCACGGGAACGTCGAGCCACTCCCGGGCGCCGGTTCGGCGGTCGAGGCGCTCGCGGGTGACCACCGGCTCGCGGTCGTCACGAACGGCGCGCCGGAGATGCAGGGCCAGAAGCTTTCGGCCCTCCCGTTCGCCGACGCCTTCGAGCACGTCGTCCACGCCGGGTACGACACGCCAGCGAAGCCGGCCCCCGACGCCTTCCACCACGTCCTCGACCTGCTCGGGAGCGATTCTGCGAGGACGGTCCACGTCGGGAACTCGCTGCGCTCGGACGTGGCGGGGGCCCAGGCTGCCGGCGTCCGGGCAGCGTGGCTCGCCGGCGAGGCTGGACAGCACCCGGGAACGGACGAACCGACCCCCGAGTACGTCCTCGAATCCCTGGGCGAGTTGACCGACCCGCCCTGGTGA
- a CDS encoding M48 family metalloprotease, which yields MDSRSSAVRLSMAVTGLVLVGCYLLVGSLLAEVAASLWASRPDPVLFVAAMLASALLFGYASYRGGTARILRSLDAVDLPRERAPQLHARVDRLSEQLDVERPQLLVARMHAPNALALGGRKRGVVVLDASLFRILSLDELETIVAHELAHLESRDSLVQTLGFSVAQTVSGFVFLLLLPVGLLVAGFRRSLRWIRGERPRPFGEHLRRTHAQVASAVVVVMLVLTLALRAHSRRREIAADDRAVELTGSPMTLARALARIQRASEPPGGLLSSLYIHGSEEGTLTRLLATHPPMQERIERLVEEAESAWQRIEIQ from the coding sequence ATGGATAGTCGCTCGTCCGCGGTCCGCCTCTCCATGGCGGTGACCGGGCTGGTCCTCGTCGGCTGCTACCTGCTGGTCGGGTCGCTGCTGGCCGAGGTCGCGGCGTCGCTCTGGGCCAGTCGGCCCGACCCGGTCCTGTTCGTCGCCGCGATGCTCGCGTCCGCGCTCCTGTTCGGCTACGCGAGCTACCGCGGCGGGACCGCCCGCATCCTGCGGTCGCTGGACGCCGTCGACCTGCCCCGGGAGCGAGCCCCGCAGCTCCACGCCCGGGTCGACCGCCTGAGCGAGCAACTGGACGTCGAGCGCCCGCAGTTGCTCGTCGCCCGGATGCACGCCCCGAACGCGCTCGCGCTCGGCGGTCGCAAGCGTGGGGTGGTCGTCCTCGACGCGAGCCTCTTCCGCATCCTCTCGCTGGACGAACTGGAGACCATCGTCGCCCACGAACTCGCCCACCTGGAGAGCCGCGACAGCCTCGTCCAGACGCTCGGGTTCAGCGTCGCCCAGACCGTCAGCGGGTTCGTCTTCCTCCTGTTGCTCCCGGTCGGGCTCCTCGTGGCCGGGTTCCGGCGGTCGCTGCGGTGGATCCGTGGCGAGCGCCCCCGGCCCTTCGGCGAGCACCTCCGCCGGACCCACGCGCAGGTCGCCTCCGCGGTGGTCGTCGTGATGCTGGTGCTGACGCTGGCACTGCGGGCGCACTCGCGCCGCCGGGAGATCGCGGCCGACGACCGGGCGGTCGAACTCACCGGCAGCCCGATGACGCTGGCCCGGGCGCTCGCCCGTATCCAGCGCGCCTCCGAGCCGCCGGGTGGACTGCTGTCGTCGCTGTACATCCACGGCTCCGAGGAGGGGACGCTCACCCGACTGCTGGCGACCCATCCCCCGATGCAGGAACGTATCGAGCGCCTGGTCGAGGAGGCGGAGTCCGCCTGGCAGCGCATCGAGATACAGTAA
- a CDS encoding GTPBP1 family GTP-binding protein, with the protein MSPDRAVLERALERGEQEGGNVEFKERLSKDVHLADGRRESLAAQLRHRVLSGDGEAMYVVGVTDDGGLAGIEPDVFSETMDVLSLLAEEAGAHIENVQTWGVSDSGVHRGTTEDAEATRGIVGVAEIREGGVLETDDEHIVVGTAGHVDHGKSTLVGSLVTGQADDGDGATRGYLDVKPHEVERGLSADLSYAVYGFNDDGPVHMNNPHRKQDRARIVTESDRLVSFVDTVGHEPWLRTTIRGLVGQKLDYGLLTVAADDGPTKTTREHLGVLLATDLPTMVVLTKKDIVDEERLEEVEREVERLLRDVGKTPLRVDRHGVDAAVEEISDTVVPILTTSSVTMDGLDTLDELFERLPKTAGTEGDFRMYIDRTYSVTGVGAVASGTIMSGEVEAGDELLLGPMPDGSWREVEARSIEMHYHRVDEAKAGRIVGIALKGVAENEIERGMALVPRESDPATVREFEAEVMVLNHPTRIGEGYEPVVHLETISEASVFTPEEGRLLPGDKGRTRVRFKFKPYMVEEGQRFVFREGQSKGVGTVTNVYRE; encoded by the coding sequence ATGAGCCCTGACCGGGCCGTGTTGGAGCGAGCCCTCGAGCGCGGTGAACAGGAGGGCGGTAACGTCGAATTCAAGGAGCGACTCTCGAAGGACGTCCACCTCGCCGACGGCCGGCGGGAGAGTCTGGCGGCGCAACTGCGCCACCGCGTCCTCTCGGGCGACGGCGAAGCGATGTACGTCGTCGGCGTCACGGACGATGGCGGCCTCGCCGGTATCGAACCCGACGTCTTCTCGGAGACCATGGACGTGCTGAGCCTGCTGGCCGAAGAGGCGGGTGCACACATCGAGAACGTCCAGACGTGGGGCGTCAGCGACTCCGGTGTCCACCGCGGGACCACCGAGGATGCAGAGGCCACCAGAGGCATCGTCGGCGTCGCCGAGATCCGCGAGGGCGGCGTGCTGGAGACCGACGACGAGCACATCGTGGTCGGGACAGCGGGCCACGTCGACCACGGGAAGTCCACACTCGTCGGCTCGCTGGTCACCGGCCAGGCCGACGACGGCGACGGGGCGACCCGCGGCTACCTCGACGTGAAGCCGCACGAGGTCGAACGCGGCCTCTCGGCGGACCTCTCCTACGCCGTCTACGGCTTCAACGACGACGGCCCGGTCCACATGAACAACCCGCACCGCAAGCAGGACCGTGCCCGCATCGTCACGGAGTCCGACCGGCTGGTCTCGTTCGTCGACACGGTCGGCCACGAGCCGTGGCTCCGCACCACGATCCGGGGGCTGGTCGGCCAGAAACTGGACTACGGCCTGCTGACGGTCGCGGCCGACGACGGCCCGACGAAGACGACCCGGGAACACCTCGGCGTCCTGCTGGCGACCGACCTGCCCACGATGGTCGTCCTCACGAAGAAGGACATCGTGGACGAGGAGCGTCTGGAGGAGGTCGAACGCGAGGTCGAGCGCCTGCTCCGCGACGTGGGCAAGACGCCCCTGCGGGTCGACCGCCACGGGGTCGACGCCGCCGTCGAGGAGATCAGCGACACGGTCGTCCCCATCCTCACGACCAGTTCGGTCACGATGGACGGCCTCGACACCCTCGACGAGCTGTTCGAGCGCCTGCCCAAGACCGCCGGGACCGAGGGCGACTTCCGGATGTACATCGACCGGACCTACTCCGTCACCGGGGTCGGCGCGGTCGCCTCCGGCACCATCATGTCCGGCGAGGTCGAGGCCGGCGACGAACTCCTGCTCGGCCCGATGCCCGACGGCTCCTGGCGCGAGGTGGAGGCCCGGTCCATCGAGATGCACTACCACCGCGTCGACGAGGCCAAGGCCGGCCGCATCGTCGGCATCGCGCTCAAGGGCGTCGCCGAGAACGAGATCGAGCGTGGAATGGCGCTCGTCCCCCGCGAGAGCGACCCCGCGACCGTCCGTGAGTTCGAGGCCGAGGTGATGGTGCTCAACCACCCGACCCGCATCGGCGAGGGATACGAGCCCGTCGTCCACCTGGAGACCATCAGCGAGGCGTCGGTCTTCACGCCCGAGGAGGGTCGGCTCCTGCCCGGCGACAAGGGTCGCACCCGCGTCCGGTTCAAGTTCAAGCCCTACATGGTCGAGGAGGGCCAGCGCTTCGTCTTCCGCGAGGGCCAGTCCAAGGGCGTCGGGACGGTCACCAACGTCTACCGGGAGTGA
- a CDS encoding J domain-containing protein yields the protein MRDSPLLFGLAAVFAGLTTVLAVVAIVTREFVVLGVALPFAATTYFMWFQASGKLRERVAAATHADGFGERRRTAQQKAQEGARGGRSRFAREARRAAEERRRRARFQQAGRVSDERRRRQRQRRTVQMSDGPTRKQALSRLGLRPDADEDAIRAAYREKVKDVHPDRPDGDEEAFKRVNAAYERLKDDW from the coding sequence GTGCGAGATTCGCCACTCCTGTTCGGACTGGCAGCCGTCTTCGCCGGGCTGACGACGGTCCTCGCGGTCGTCGCCATCGTGACCCGCGAGTTCGTCGTCCTCGGCGTCGCGCTCCCGTTCGCCGCCACGACGTACTTCATGTGGTTCCAGGCGAGCGGCAAGCTCCGCGAGCGCGTCGCGGCCGCGACACACGCCGACGGGTTCGGGGAGCGCCGCCGGACCGCCCAGCAGAAGGCCCAGGAAGGGGCCCGCGGCGGCCGGAGCCGGTTCGCCCGCGAGGCCCGCCGCGCCGCCGAGGAGCGCCGCCGCCGGGCACGGTTCCAGCAGGCGGGCCGCGTCTCCGACGAGCGTCGCCGACGCCAGCGACAGCGCCGCACCGTCCAGATGTCGGACGGCCCGACGCGCAAGCAGGCGCTCTCCCGGCTCGGCCTGCGGCCGGACGCCGACGAGGACGCCATCCGGGCGGCGTACCGGGAGAAGGTCAAGGACGTCCACCCGGACCGCCCCGACGGCGACGAGGAGGCGTTCAAGCGGGTGAACGCGGCCTACGAGCGGCTCAAGGACGACTGGTGA
- the pyrF gene encoding orotidine-5'-phosphate decarboxylase — MSFFERLGARIREQDTVVSVGLDPDPDRIPEFLADHDLPRWAFNRRIIDATHEHAACFKPNAAFYEDGDGWAALRETIAYAHGKDVPVLLDAKRADIGNTTRQYAELLDHADAITVNPYMGRDSLDPFLSRADKGVFILCRTSNPGGADLQDLELASGEPLYERVAALADLWNEHGNVGLVVGATTPDELEELREQVPDLPFLVPGVGAQGGDAEAAVEYGLADGVGLVNSSRGIIFAGENAHDEKGFFQAAGQSAKRLKTRLNRYRD; from the coding sequence ATGAGCTTCTTCGAGCGTCTCGGCGCGCGGATTCGGGAGCAGGACACCGTCGTCTCGGTCGGGCTGGACCCCGACCCGGACCGCATCCCCGAGTTCCTCGCGGACCACGACCTGCCCCGGTGGGCGTTCAACCGCCGCATCATCGACGCGACACACGAACACGCGGCCTGCTTCAAGCCGAACGCGGCGTTCTACGAGGACGGCGACGGCTGGGCGGCCCTGCGCGAGACCATCGCCTACGCCCACGGGAAGGACGTCCCCGTCCTGCTCGACGCCAAGCGCGCCGACATCGGGAACACGACCCGGCAGTACGCCGAGTTGCTCGACCACGCCGACGCCATCACGGTGAACCCGTACATGGGCCGGGACTCGCTGGACCCGTTCCTCTCGCGGGCCGACAAGGGCGTGTTCATCCTCTGTCGCACCTCGAACCCCGGCGGCGCCGACCTGCAGGACCTCGAACTCGCCTCCGGCGAGCCCCTCTACGAGCGCGTCGCGGCCCTCGCGGACCTCTGGAACGAGCACGGGAACGTCGGACTGGTCGTCGGTGCGACGACGCCGGACGAACTCGAGGAGCTGCGCGAACAGGTACCGGACCTGCCGTTCCTCGTCCCCGGCGTCGGCGCACAGGGTGGCGACGCCGAGGCCGCGGTCGAGTACGGCCTCGCCGACGGGGTCGGCCTCGTCAACTCCTCGCGGGGCATCATCTTCGCGGGTGAGAACGCCCACGACGAGAAGGGGTTCTTCCAGGCCGCCGGCCAGTCGGCGAAGCGGCTCAAGACCCGGCTGAACCGGTACCGCGACTGA
- a CDS encoding TIGR00341 family protein, whose amino-acid sequence MRLVQALIPEGKRDSVLTVLEREGIDYALFEETGRGDFEAMVQFPVPTNGLEPVLKKLRIAGIRDDSYTIVLPVELVISRRFEALREKYAGLRVSREELSSRAYDLAPVDETFFPMLFLSTLIAATGLLQNSAATIIGAMVVAPLMGPAIAASVGAVLEDAELGSRGLFLQVTGLVGAIALGFLVGVVVQQTVLVEPDLAIRDVPQIMERVRPGILSLVLALGSGAAGAISIMRGSGSTLVGVAIAVALVPPAATAGIALAYGEPLLALGGTALVVVNLLAINLSALVLFWVAGYRPEHRLEAERARAAVRMRTAKLVVAIAVLTVLLGVVTVTTHEVQSLEKSMIADLEETFDAGEYGRMAYLDSDVEYLPVDHFLGKPVRARVILGYHVDTTPPPGLAHELADRLEAKYGREFRLEVVYVAGERSWVDPGTPGPSGETTPSSLA is encoded by the coding sequence ATGCGACTGGTTCAAGCGCTCATCCCGGAGGGCAAGCGCGACAGCGTCCTCACCGTTCTCGAACGGGAGGGCATCGACTACGCACTCTTCGAAGAGACAGGCCGCGGAGACTTCGAGGCGATGGTCCAGTTCCCGGTCCCGACGAACGGCCTCGAACCCGTCCTGAAGAAGCTCCGCATCGCGGGTATCAGGGACGACTCCTACACCATCGTCCTGCCCGTCGAACTGGTCATCTCGCGTCGGTTCGAGGCGCTCCGCGAGAAGTACGCCGGGCTCCGCGTCTCGCGAGAAGAACTCAGCTCCCGGGCGTACGACCTCGCCCCGGTCGACGAGACGTTCTTCCCGATGCTGTTCCTGAGTACCCTCATCGCCGCGACGGGGCTGCTCCAGAACTCGGCGGCGACCATCATCGGCGCGATGGTGGTCGCCCCGCTGATGGGGCCGGCCATCGCGGCAAGTGTCGGGGCCGTTCTCGAAGACGCCGAGCTCGGGAGCCGCGGGCTGTTCCTGCAGGTCACGGGTCTCGTCGGAGCCATCGCACTCGGCTTCCTGGTGGGCGTCGTCGTCCAGCAGACCGTCCTCGTCGAACCGGACCTCGCCATCAGGGACGTTCCGCAGATCATGGAGCGGGTGCGGCCGGGAATCCTGTCGCTGGTCCTCGCCCTCGGTTCAGGTGCCGCCGGCGCAATCAGTATCATGCGGGGGTCCGGGTCGACGCTCGTCGGGGTCGCCATCGCGGTGGCGCTCGTCCCGCCAGCTGCGACCGCTGGTATCGCCCTCGCCTACGGCGAACCGCTCCTGGCACTGGGCGGTACCGCCCTGGTCGTCGTCAACCTGCTCGCCATCAACCTCTCGGCGCTCGTCCTCTTCTGGGTCGCCGGTTACCGGCCCGAGCACCGGCTGGAGGCGGAACGGGCGAGAGCCGCTGTCAGGATGCGGACCGCGAAACTCGTCGTGGCCATCGCCGTCCTGACGGTGCTCCTCGGGGTCGTCACCGTCACCACCCACGAGGTGCAGTCGCTGGAGAAGTCGATGATCGCGGACCTCGAAGAGACGTTCGACGCCGGCGAGTACGGTCGGATGGCCTACCTGGACTCGGACGTCGAGTACCTGCCGGTCGACCACTTCCTCGGAAAACCCGTCAGAGCCCGCGTGATACTGGGCTACCACGTCGACACGACCCCGCCGCCGGGCCTCGCGCACGAACTCGCCGACCGACTCGAGGCGAAGTACGGCCGCGAGTTCCGCCTGGAGGTCGTCTACGTGGCAGGCGAACGGTCCTGGGTCGACCCCGGCACGCCCGGCCCCTCTGGCGAGACGACCCCGTCGTCGCTGGCCTGA
- a CDS encoding cation:proton antiporter regulatory subunit yields MTVYETDVPGVGRKFEVELDGGGRLVVLIHHDGRRELFHRADPEADSSRIASLSGEQARQLGAILGGAYFQPVELQQPEVPLGDAIIEWVTIDADSTLAGQTLEACGVRTETGVSVIAIQRDEETVANPNPDFELQAEDILVALGTREEQQAFRDFVHKD; encoded by the coding sequence ATGACGGTGTACGAGACGGACGTGCCCGGTGTCGGGCGGAAGTTCGAGGTCGAACTCGACGGCGGCGGTCGACTGGTGGTGCTCATCCACCACGACGGGCGCCGCGAACTGTTCCACCGGGCGGACCCGGAGGCGGACAGCAGCCGCATCGCCAGCCTCTCCGGCGAGCAGGCCCGCCAGCTCGGGGCCATCCTCGGCGGCGCGTACTTCCAGCCGGTCGAACTCCAGCAACCGGAGGTCCCGCTGGGTGACGCCATCATCGAGTGGGTGACCATCGACGCGGACTCCACGCTCGCGGGGCAGACCCTGGAGGCCTGTGGCGTCCGGACCGAGACCGGCGTCTCCGTCATCGCGATCCAGCGCGACGAGGAGACCGTCGCGAACCCCAACCCGGACTTCGAGCTACAGGCCGAGGACATCCTCGTCGCCCTCGGGACCCGCGAGGAGCAGCAGGCGTTCCGCGACTTCGTCCACAAGGACTGA
- a CDS encoding cation:proton antiporter has protein sequence MAGLLLEAGITLTVLAVGGVLARQLRLSVIPAYIVAGLLIGPNAPIADGFSLKLIENEAFVDLFAELGIVLLLFFIGMEFSVDQLLARRDKLSVIGGIDLVVNAGVGVLLGVAFGFSPLETAFVVGIVYISSSAIITKTLIDLGWVADPESEVVLGTLVVEDIVIAVYLALLSAVAIGDGGFAAVQSVGIALAVLTALVVFARFGTPLLQRALAIDSDELLLLGLLGVTTVVAAVALDLGVSEAVAAFFVGTAVSETDAVHRVERVLTPARDLFAAAFFFAIGLQTDVSQLQGTALVLLVAAVVLTTVSKLASGYLSGQRYGLSQRRSLRVAVGLVARGEFSLVLAALATSVGTGALADVIPAFAVGYVLVMSVLGTGLMRASPLLEKYVVSESSSEPTPGT, from the coding sequence ATGGCCGGACTACTGCTGGAGGCCGGTATCACCCTGACAGTGCTGGCCGTCGGCGGCGTGCTGGCCCGCCAGCTCCGGCTGTCGGTCATCCCCGCCTACATCGTCGCCGGGCTGCTCATCGGGCCCAACGCGCCCATCGCCGACGGGTTCTCGCTGAAGCTCATCGAGAACGAGGCGTTCGTCGACCTGTTCGCGGAACTCGGCATCGTCCTCCTGCTCTTCTTCATCGGGATGGAGTTCAGCGTCGACCAGTTGCTGGCCCGCCGTGACAAGCTCAGCGTCATCGGCGGCATCGACCTCGTGGTGAACGCCGGGGTCGGCGTCCTGCTCGGGGTGGCGTTCGGCTTCTCGCCGCTGGAGACCGCCTTCGTCGTCGGTATCGTCTACATCTCCTCGTCGGCCATCATCACGAAGACGCTCATCGACCTCGGCTGGGTCGCCGACCCCGAGAGCGAGGTCGTCCTCGGCACCCTCGTCGTCGAGGACATCGTCATCGCGGTGTACCTCGCGCTGCTCTCGGCGGTCGCCATCGGCGACGGCGGCTTCGCCGCGGTCCAGTCCGTCGGCATCGCGCTCGCGGTGCTCACCGCCCTCGTCGTCTTCGCCCGGTTCGGGACGCCGCTGCTCCAGCGCGCCCTCGCCATCGACTCCGACGAACTGCTCCTGCTCGGCTTGCTCGGCGTGACGACGGTCGTCGCCGCGGTCGCGCTCGACCTCGGCGTCAGCGAGGCCGTCGCGGCGTTCTTCGTCGGTACCGCGGTCAGCGAGACCGACGCGGTCCACCGGGTCGAGCGCGTGCTGACGCCGGCCCGGGACCTGTTCGCGGCGGCGTTCTTCTTCGCCATCGGGCTCCAGACCGACGTGAGCCAGCTCCAGGGGACCGCGCTCGTGCTCCTCGTCGCCGCGGTCGTCCTGACCACGGTGAGCAAGCTCGCCAGTGGCTACCTGAGCGGGCAACGCTACGGCCTGAGCCAGCGGCGGTCGCTCCGGGTCGCCGTCGGGCTGGTCGCCCGCGGGGAGTTCTCGCTGGTGCTCGCGGCGCTGGCGACCTCGGTCGGGACCGGCGCGCTCGCAGACGTGATTCCGGCGTTCGCCGTCGGCTACGTCCTCGTGATGAGCGTGCTCGGGACGGGCCTGATGCGGGCCTCGCCCCTGCTGGAGAAGTACGTGGTCTCGGAGTCCAGCTCCGAGCCGACGCCGGGTACCTGA
- a CDS encoding DUF2240 family protein produces MSLRVAVAAPFRQRGKRELEQNEFVVALSLDRDWFSPDQAKRLVDVATGEGLLEQDGTDLRCTFDPNEVQIPEDFVPADDVLQERSAFEQVLDDLVASGHEKHEAVGAINQLQQELDVTIAAAALVYARQQGLDVSEARTKARGELLEV; encoded by the coding sequence ATGAGTCTACGTGTCGCCGTCGCCGCGCCGTTCCGCCAGCGCGGGAAGCGCGAACTCGAACAGAACGAGTTCGTCGTCGCGCTCTCGCTCGACCGCGACTGGTTCTCGCCGGACCAGGCCAAGCGGCTGGTCGACGTCGCGACCGGCGAGGGGCTGCTCGAGCAGGACGGCACCGACCTCCGGTGTACCTTCGACCCGAACGAGGTCCAGATACCCGAGGACTTCGTCCCCGCGGACGACGTGCTCCAGGAGCGTTCGGCGTTCGAACAGGTGCTCGACGACCTCGTCGCGTCGGGCCACGAGAAGCACGAGGCCGTCGGGGCCATCAACCAGCTCCAGCAGGAACTCGACGTGACCATCGCGGCCGCCGCGCTGGTGTACGCGCGACAGCAGGGCCTCGACGTCTCGGAGGCCCGGACGAAGGCCCGCGGCGAACTCCTGGAGGTCTGA
- a CDS encoding 30S ribosomal protein S8e, which yields MQDQGRSTRKRTGGRLRPIRNRKKHQLGRLPTETQVGEPRFRVIETRGNTTKTRALATDVANVNKGGETVHATIEDVVENDANPNYVRRNIITKGALIETDAGTARVTSRPGQNGQVNAVLVDDE from the coding sequence ATGCAAGACCAGGGACGCTCCACGCGCAAGCGTACCGGCGGGCGACTCCGTCCGATCCGGAACCGAAAGAAGCACCAGCTCGGCCGTCTCCCCACGGAGACCCAGGTCGGCGAACCGCGCTTCCGCGTCATCGAGACGCGCGGCAACACGACGAAGACCCGTGCCCTCGCGACCGACGTCGCGAACGTGAACAAGGGCGGCGAGACGGTCCACGCGACCATCGAGGACGTCGTCGAGAACGACGCCAACCCGAACTACGTGCGCCGGAACATCATCACGAAGGGCGCCCTCATCGAGACGGACGCCGGCACGGCCCGCGTCACCTCCCGTCCCGGCCAGAACGGGCAGGTCAACGCCGTCCTCGTCGACGACGAGTAA
- a CDS encoding phosphate signaling complex PhoU family protein yields METRKVQVTGGSTYTVSLPKSWATDNGVSAGTTVEFYPEEDSLLLTPKSETNRTEGTLDVSDLDGQRLTRAVMTMYVSGFDIISLEANRITTDQRRAIRSATQSLVGVEVLEETSDSVVIQDLLDSSELSIHNAVTRMRLIAQSMLNDALTALLENDEDMARDVRERDDDVDRLWYVVSRIFRATLRSPRAAEELGVPREVCFDYHSSARQLERIGDHAAKIANIAVELGEIDDDVGEALRELHEDSAEVLEKAMDALFADDPDEATQLANAARESVRNIDEHTRTIDELLREREPQAAQSLGLVVDSLSRSADYAGNIAETALQKAAPSP; encoded by the coding sequence ATGGAAACGCGAAAGGTGCAAGTGACGGGTGGGTCCACCTACACCGTCTCGCTGCCGAAGTCGTGGGCGACAGACAACGGCGTCTCGGCCGGGACGACCGTCGAGTTCTATCCGGAGGAGGACTCGCTGTTGCTCACTCCCAAGAGCGAGACCAATCGAACCGAGGGCACGCTCGACGTCTCCGACCTCGATGGGCAGCGACTCACGCGCGCGGTGATGACGATGTACGTCTCCGGGTTCGACATCATCTCGCTGGAGGCCAACCGCATCACCACCGACCAGCGCCGCGCCATCCGGTCGGCGACCCAGAGCCTCGTCGGCGTCGAGGTGTTAGAGGAGACGAGCGACAGCGTCGTCATCCAGGACCTGCTCGACTCCTCGGAGCTCAGCATCCACAACGCCGTCACCCGGATGCGCCTCATCGCGCAGTCGATGCTCAACGACGCGCTCACCGCGTTGCTGGAGAACGACGAGGACATGGCCCGCGACGTGCGCGAGCGCGACGACGACGTGGACCGCCTCTGGTACGTCGTCTCCCGTATCTTCCGGGCGACCCTGCGCTCGCCCCGCGCCGCCGAGGAACTCGGCGTCCCCCGCGAGGTCTGCTTCGACTACCACTCCAGCGCCCGCCAGCTCGAACGCATCGGCGACCACGCCGCCAAGATCGCCAACATCGCGGTCGAACTCGGCGAGATAGACGACGACGTGGGCGAGGCGCTCCGCGAGCTCCACGAGGACTCCGCCGAGGTTCTGGAGAAGGCGATGGACGCCCTCTTCGCGGACGACCCGGACGAGGCGACCCAGCTCGCCAACGCGGCCCGCGAGTCGGTCCGCAACATCGACGAACACACCCGCACCATCGACGAACTCCTTCGCGAGCGCGAACCGCAGGCGGCCCAGTCCCTCGGGCTGGTCGTCGACTCGCTCTCCCGGAGCGCCGACTACGCCGGCAATATCGCCGAGACGGCACTCCAGAAGGCGGCACCGAGTCCGTAG